GTTTTTTCCTGAATATACCTACGTCTCGCTTAAAAAAGAATTGAAAACGCTTTTTGAACCAATGAAAGTTTCGGTATGACCGAACTGCCGTTCTTAACTCTCTTTCTTACCGTTTTGCTGGGTTTCGGGTCCTTATTCGGATTTCTTCATCTGATCTGGAAACAGCTTTCTTACAACTTGGAGGAATTCAAAAAAGAAACGAAAGCGGATCAACAAAACTTGCGTCTTGAATTTAAGGAAGATTTAAAGCACATGGAATTGCGTTTGAGAGCTGTGGAGTCTCGTTTGGTAAAAACGATTTCCGCCCTCAGTGATCGGATCGATCGTATCGACAGCCGAATCGATTCTTTAATCGAAATGTTCACGATCCGATGGGGAGATTCGGAAACCTCTAAAAAGAGAAGGAGACTCCAAGGATAATCGTATCCTGGGAAGACCGGAGTTTATTCCGGTCTCATCAAAGGAAAGAGAATGGTATCTCGGATCGAATGGGAGTTCGTCAATAACATCACCAAACGATCGATTCCGATTCCGAGTCCGCCCGTAGGAGGCATTCCATACTCCAACGCACGGATATAATCCTCGTCCATCATAAACGCTTCGTCGTCGCCGGCTTCTCTTTGTTTTACTTGATCCTCGAATCGTTCTTTTTGATCGAACGGATCATTTAACTCCGTAAACGCGTTTCCGATTTCTCTTCCCGCTACGTACGGTTCGAAACGTTCCACATAATCGGGTTTATCCGGATTGGATTTTGCAAGAGGAGAGAGTTCTTTCGGATAATCGGTGATAAACACCGGCTGAATCAAATTCGGTTCCGCCTTGTCGGAAAAGACTTCATCCGCTACTTTCCAGATCGTATTGCACTTGGAAACGTCCACTTTCAATTCCGAAGCTTTTTTCTTCGCTTCTTCCAAAGAGGTGATTTGGCTAAAATCGATTCCGCTGTATTCCTTGATGATGTCCACATATGTAACTCTTCTCCAAGGAGGAGAAAGATCGATCAGATCCTTACCGTACTGGATCTTTAAGGTTCCGCAGATTTTTTGCGCGAGATGAGTGATAAGCCGCTCCGTCAGATCGAGCATCGTGCTCATGTCCCCGAAAGCCATGTACGCTTCCATCATCGTAAATTCAGGATTGTGTTTCGTGGAAATTCCTTCGTTCCGAAAGTTGCGGTTCAATTCGAAAACGCGGTCCATACCGCCGACGATCAAACGTTTGAGATAGAGTTCCGGGGCGATTCTTAAAAACAACTGCATGTCGAGCGTGTTATGATGCGTAACGAACGGTCTTGCCGCCGCGCCGCCCGCAATCGGCTGCATCATCGGGGTTTCTACTTCGAGAAATCCCTCGTTGGTAAGGAAACTTCTGATTTCGGAAACGATTCTGCTTCTCGTAACGAACGTATCCCGAACGTGATCGTTCACGACGAGATCCACGTAACGCATTCTGTATCTTTGTTCCACGTCGGCGAAGGCGTCGTATACGACCCCGTCCTTTTCTTTTACGACCGGAAGAGGGCGGATGCACTTCGCGAGAAGCTCGACCGAAGTGATGTGCAGAGTGATTTCTCCCTTTTGCGTCGTAAAAAGATATCCTTCGAGTCCGATGATATCGCCGAGATCGAGCGACTTAAAGATGGAATAAGAGGCTTCTCCGAGATCGTCCCGGGTCGCGTAGAGTTGTATGATTCCCGTGCTGTCTTTTAGATGCGCGAAACTCGCTTTTCCCATCACTCGTTTGGAATGAAGCCTTCCGCCTAACTTGAATTTGGTTTCGGGTCCGGTCGGAGTTTTTTCAAATCGTTCGATGATGTCCTTCGATTTTGAATCCGGATAAAAACGGACCGGATACGGATTGATCCCTTGTTTCTTTAATTCTTCGATTTTTTGAATTCTTTGCTGAATGAGCTCGTTGGATTCTTTTGCGTCTAACATGCGGATCTTATTTTCCTGGAAGTATTTGATATAACGTTTTTGCTAAATTCACGAATACGATTTCGAATCCTTCTTCCGTTAAGAACCAGTTGCCGAGTCCGATCTTATCCGAAAGGGGAACAACGTGGATCTTTAAACCCGCGGGCCCTAAGACGGATTCGTATGTCTTTTGCTGAAACGCGGATTCGAATCGTTTGGAAAGAAGGAGAATTGTTTTCAATTGTCGATCGAGACAGATCTTCAAAAGGGACTTCGAAAAATTCTTCGCACCCGCCGGATAGGGTTCGAGTTTGTAGATCAGAATTTTGGATTCATCCACTCCAAGCGAAACCAAAGAACTTTGGATATCCGCGGTCAAATCCTGAGGAATTCCCAAGTGGGAGTTTACGGTTGCGGGAGAATACAGAACGATCAGAATCCCCGCGTATCCTTTTTTAAAACCGTCGGCAGCGTTTTTGAGAATGTCTCTGGGAATCGTCTCTTTGGCTTCGAGAACGAGCGCGTCGCTTTTGGGAAAGGGGCGATCTTGGATCAAAAATAAGGGACTTAAAAAAATGAATCCGAGTCCGAGGATCAAACAAAGAAAAAATCCGGAAAAGAATAACCGTGCTTTGTACAAAACTTCCTGTACGGATACCGGTCCTGGATTTGCAGACATATAGAACGAGAGTTTTTCCCAGGAACCAAATTACAAGAGGAATTTACGCCGGAACCTTGCAAGTTCCTTCGATGCGGTGCGGTCGATCCGTCGTTTACGAAACGACTTTCGTTTAAGAAGAGATAGGATCTTTTTCCGAAGATTCGCCGGTATAAATCATCGCGCCTTCGGGATCGATCGCCACTCTCTTTTCGACGAGATGAGCGACCGTTTCCACGATCTCCGGTTGTTTGGACATGGAGAGAAGAATGTCTTCCCAACAAGATTTGAGTCCGATGAATTTTACGATCGCATATCCTAAAAGAATCGCGTTTCCTAAATTGTACATCGAATAAACCCAGTTTCTGTGGATGAAGTTCGTAACGAACCCGAACAACAACTGCGCCAAAAGAGAATATTCGGCGATCACGTAAAGAGCGGGCATCGCGGTTCTTCCGATGACTTTCGGAGTTCTGCTGAACGGAATCTGTTTTCCGGTGATCGCTTGGTTGATCGACATGAAAACCCCGGCTAAGTTTACGGGAATTAAAAGAAGGTTCAGCGCATACACACGGAATACGTCGCTCCATTTGTATTCCATTTCGACGAGATCCATTCCGTATAAAAAGAAATACGGAAGGGAAGAAACCGCGATCCAGTAGGTTTCGATTCCTTCTCCCAGCGGAGTTCCCATAAGAATGACAAGACCGATGTTCACCGCGGCGATCGATCCGAGATAATGAACTCGGAAGAACGCTTCCGCGAATTTCGCGAATCGCCAAGGCCATTGAAACACGTGACGCAGAAGTTTCGGAAGAATGATGAGTCCGCCGTTGGCCCATCTTCTTCTTTGAATCAAAAGAGAACCGAAATCGGGAGGAGTCGCGCTGTAGGCGAGCCGTTCCGGATAATTGTAAAGATTCCAGTTCACATCCAAAAGATCGATGCTCGATTCCGTGTCTTCGATGACGGTATTGTCTTGAATGTATTTGCTGATCGTATAACCGCGTTCTTTGGTTACGGTTTTGATATCGAGAAGGGCTTTGTAGCGAAGCATAGCGTTTGCGCCGACCCAAAACGTAGCACGCCAATGAGTAAACCCTTGGTGAATCTGAAATTGAATGTCGGTCGTCGCGCCCGCCATTCTTTCCAATAAGTTCGGCGCTCCCGGAAAGGAACTATACGGAGTTTGAGCCACCGCGATTCTTTCCATGGAAGGAGAAGCCAAAACGTTTGCCAATTTTAGAATATAGTCCGGTAAAAGAACGCTGTCCGCATCCAACGTAATCAACAGATCGGCCGCGGGAATTTCAAAGGAGAATTGTTTTCCGTGAGCTTCTTCCAGAAGAACTCCGTGCGATTCTTCCCGTTCTTTCCATTTTTTTCCCATGAGATCGATGTAGCTGTTCAAGTTCATCGCCTTATTGGGAAGATGAGAAAGATTCAGATACTTCTTTCTTTCGAACGTGGAAAATTGAACGGAGAATAAGGACGACAGACGGTTGTATTCTCGTTCGATTCTTTCCGAATCGGCCCCACCCCGGTTCCAAAGTTCCCGCAGTTCGGACGCTCTTTCGGAATGAAGGTTGGACCATTCTTGGAAGAAACGTTCCTTCATAAAACGGCGCGTATGCTCCGGCAGATCTTTTTTGACGGAAGAATCGTCGTACGCATCGATGCGTTCTTGGAACCAATAGGAAGCGTTCTCATAGAGTTGAACGAGCCTTTCGGTTTCTTTGAGGACTTTGAATTTGTGCGAACGTTTTCGGTCTAAATATTCTTTTCTTGCGTGAAGAAAAGGAGAAGCCGCATCGTTGAATTCTTTTTGAAGGACACGAGGAAGTTCGCGCATCTTTTGAAGCGCTTCGAAATCCTCATAACGTTTCGGCTGAGGAGGATCGTCGATTAACAATACGACTCTTCGATTCGGATAATCCTGGAGGGCCGCGGAAAGAAGGGTTTCACGAACGATATCCAATTCCTCTTTGTAAGAAGGAACTAAAACTGCGAGCGCGGGAGAATTCTCCGCATAGATTTGTTCCAATGTTTCCCGTTCCGGCGGAGAATGAAGCAAAAGTCTTTTGAAATAACCGAGCCTCGTAAATTGATAAACGAAGTTTCCGTAGGTTAAGAGGACGATGATGATCGTAAAGGCGATTTGACCGATGGCGGCAAAGGGTCTGTGATCGAGCAATTGATGCCAGAAGACGCGAACCATCTCGATGCTCGCAAACGTACACGCGAGAATCGTCAGAAAAAGAAAGAGTCTTGTAATCCAGATCTGGTCCCGGTAATACCGGCTGTTTTTCAAATGCTTGGATTCCACGGAAGAAGCTGGATCGTTTCTCATTAAAAGTTACTAAACTTACAATAACAAAACGACGCTTCCCCGAAGAAATCATAATATTCTCCGGAGAAGAAAAATTTATTTTGGAAGCTAAATTTAGAGAATTCTAATAAGAATAGGGAGAATGTCCCTGCGTTGGTCGTTGCCCTTTTTGACACACGATGTATCGGGGATTTTCCAATTGTTCAATAAAGGATGCAAGCTCGCATTTTCCATCGATAAAAACCCGTTTGATCCGCAAGGGATTGTCGCCCGGCAGATTGGTTCCTTCTTCGGTTGTTAAGATTGCCTTGTAACCGGCCTTCAATGCTAATTTTATCAGCTTTTCGTTGAACCAACCGCAAGGCCAGGCAAGAAAATCAACGGGAACTCCTAACTTCCTTTCCAAAATGTTTTTGGATTCTTTGAGTTCGAATAGGGCTTCTTTGTCTCCTTTACCGGGAACTTTCCCGTCTACCCAAGTAACGAGGTTATCTTTCGGGTTCCAGGGATGACTGTA
The window above is part of the Leptospira yasudae genome. Proteins encoded here:
- the lysS gene encoding lysine--tRNA ligase, with product MLDAKESNELIQQRIQKIEELKKQGINPYPVRFYPDSKSKDIIERFEKTPTGPETKFKLGGRLHSKRVMGKASFAHLKDSTGIIQLYATRDDLGEASYSIFKSLDLGDIIGLEGYLFTTQKGEITLHITSVELLAKCIRPLPVVKEKDGVVYDAFADVEQRYRMRYVDLVVNDHVRDTFVTRSRIVSEIRSFLTNEGFLEVETPMMQPIAGGAAARPFVTHHNTLDMQLFLRIAPELYLKRLIVGGMDRVFELNRNFRNEGISTKHNPEFTMMEAYMAFGDMSTMLDLTERLITHLAQKICGTLKIQYGKDLIDLSPPWRRVTYVDIIKEYSGIDFSQITSLEEAKKKASELKVDVSKCNTIWKVADEVFSDKAEPNLIQPVFITDYPKELSPLAKSNPDKPDYVERFEPYVAGREIGNAFTELNDPFDQKERFEDQVKQREAGDDEAFMMDEDYIRALEYGMPPTGGLGIGIDRLVMLLTNSHSIRDTILFPLMRPE
- a CDS encoding glycosyltransferase family 2 protein produces the protein MKNSRYYRDQIWITRLFLFLTILACTFASIEMVRVFWHQLLDHRPFAAIGQIAFTIIIVLLTYGNFVYQFTRLGYFKRLLLHSPPERETLEQIYAENSPALAVLVPSYKEELDIVRETLLSAALQDYPNRRVVLLIDDPPQPKRYEDFEALQKMRELPRVLQKEFNDAASPFLHARKEYLDRKRSHKFKVLKETERLVQLYENASYWFQERIDAYDDSSVKKDLPEHTRRFMKERFFQEWSNLHSERASELRELWNRGGADSERIEREYNRLSSLFSVQFSTFERKKYLNLSHLPNKAMNLNSYIDLMGKKWKEREESHGVLLEEAHGKQFSFEIPAADLLITLDADSVLLPDYILKLANVLASPSMERIAVAQTPYSSFPGAPNLLERMAGATTDIQFQIHQGFTHWRATFWVGANAMLRYKALLDIKTVTKERGYTISKYIQDNTVIEDTESSIDLLDVNWNLYNYPERLAYSATPPDFGSLLIQRRRWANGGLIILPKLLRHVFQWPWRFAKFAEAFFRVHYLGSIAAVNIGLVILMGTPLGEGIETYWIAVSSLPYFFLYGMDLVEMEYKWSDVFRVYALNLLLIPVNLAGVFMSINQAITGKQIPFSRTPKVIGRTAMPALYVIAEYSLLAQLLFGFVTNFIHRNWVYSMYNLGNAILLGYAIVKFIGLKSCWEDILLSMSKQPEIVETVAHLVEKRVAIDPEGAMIYTGESSEKDPISS